One Kwoniella pini CBS 10737 chromosome 10, complete sequence genomic region harbors:
- a CDS encoding 40S ribosomal protein eS10 yields MIITKQNRRVIYETLFKEGVLVAPKDFNKPAHPDIPSVRNLEVIKAMQSLTSKGYVKTQFSWQWYYYTLTEEGLAYLREFLNLPSEIVPQTHMKPARPQGRPSGYGGGDRREGGAYRAPRGDREYRRRDDGAEKEGASGDYRPRFGGVGRGAGAPPS; encoded by the exons ATGATCATCACCAAGCAAAACAGACGAGTT ATTTACGAAACCCTTTTCAAAGAAGGTGTTTTAGTTGCTCCTAAAGATTTTAACAAACCTGCTCATCCTGATATTCCATCAGTTAGAAATCTTGAAGTTATTAAAGCAATGCAATCTTTAACTTCAAAAGGTTACGTTAAAACTCAATTCTCTTGGCAATGGTATTATTATACTTTAACTGAAGAAGGTCTTGCTTACTTGAGAGAATTCTTAAACCTTCCTTCTGAAATCGTTCCTCAAACTCACATGAAACCTGCTAGACCTCAAGGTAGACCTTCAGGTTACGGTGGAGGTGATAGAAGAGAAGGTGGTGCTTACAGAGCTCCAAGAGGTGATAGAGAatacagaagaagagatgatgGTGCCGAAAAAGAAGGTGCTTCCGGTGATTACAGACCT CGATTCGGCGGTGTCGGTCGAGGTGCTGGTGCTCCTCCCTCTTAA
- a CDS encoding GDP-mannose transporter 1 — translation MSKPFVPTPNISRPGSPSSYNGNGIGIGINNKDESNSMLLNNLGNEREREGRERREERKDQSSIVGKEQALPILSYCAASIMMTVVNKYVVSGRHFTMTFLLLAIQSAVCVLAVWSVKRFGLITFRDFDMKDAKAWWPISTLLVAVIYTGSKSLQFLSIPVYTIFKNLTIILIAYGEVFLFSGVVTGLTLCSFALMVGSSVIAAWSDISSFLNSPPELDPTTGLEIATGPISTIGGLNAGYVWMAANCLASAAYVLFMRKRIKVTGFKDWDSMFYNNFLSIPVLVIFSLVVEDWGTESLSLNFPASNRIILLSAIAFSGAAAVFISYSTAWCVRVCGSTTYSMVGALNKLPVAASGMLFFGDPASFGNVTAIGVGGLAGIVYSVAKINQNKIDQANKVRAAGGRA, via the exons ATGTCAAAACCTTTTGTACCTACACCAAATATTTCAAGACCTGGTTCACCAAGTTCAtataatggaaatggaattggaattggaattaataataaagatgaatcaaattcaatgcttttaaataatcttggaaatgaaagagaaagagaaggtagagaaagaagagaagaaagaaaagatcaatcatcaattgtaGGTAAAGAACAAG CTTTACCTATTCTATCTTATTGCGCAGCAAGTATTATGATGACTGTAGTCAATAAA TACGTTGTATCTGGACGTCACTTTACTATgacttttcttttattaGCTATTCAATCTGCTGTTTGTGTTTTAGCTGTTTGGTCGGTGAAGAGATTCGGATTGATCACTT TCCGAGATTTCGATATGAAAGATGCTAAAGCTTGGTGGCCTATCTCTACTTTACTCGTTGCTGTTATTTACACCGGATCAAAGTCTCTG CAATTCTTGTCTATTCCAGTATACactattttcaaaaatcttACTATCATTCTGATTGCATATGGAGAAGTATTCTTATTTAGCGGAGTAGTCACTGGTCTCACTCTTTGTTCATTTGCCTTGATG GTCGGTTCATCCGTAATCGCTGCTTGGTCTGACATATCCTCCTTCCTCAACTCTCCACCTGAACTTGATCCTACAACCGGACTTGAAATCGCTACTGGACCCATTTCGACCATCGGCGGTTTAAACGCTGGTTACGTTTGGATGGCGGCTAATTGTTTGGCATCTGCTGCATAT GTTTTATTCATGCGAAAACGAATCAAGGTTACAGGTTTCAAAGATTGGGATTCAATGTTTTATAATAATTTCCTTTCAATTCCTGTTTTAgtaattttttctttagttgttgaagattgGGGAACAGAATCACTTTCATTAAATTTCCCAGCATCAAATCgaattatattattatcagCAATTGCATTTTCAGGTGCAGCTGCAGTATTTATTAGTTATTCAACTGCTTGGTGTGTTAGAGTTTGTGGATCAACAACTTATTCAATGGTTGGTGCACTTAATAAATTACCAGTAGCTGCAAGTGGAATGCTTTTCTTTGGTGATCCTGCTTCATTTGGAAATGTTACTGCTATTGGAGTTGGAGGTTTAGCTGGTATTGTTTATTCAGTTGCcaaaattaatcaaaataaaattgatcaagctaATAAAGTTAGAGCTGCTGGTGGAAGGGcttag